A single window of Buchnera aphidicola (Cinara kochiana kochiana) DNA harbors:
- a CDS encoding phosphoglycerate kinase, which yields MLHMKDLDLKNKRVFIRLDLNVPLNKGKIISSERIDRALPTIKLALKKNAKIIIASHLGRPTEGQYDKKFSLFPIFIYLKKKLIGVNITFIKKYLKGIDIDSHQIVVLENVRFNLGETTNNIDLSKKYANLCDIFVMDAFATAHRIESSTYGICDFVKQSCIGPLLYSEIKILKSILNKSKHPIVTIIGGAKISTKFKLLSSLLKITDTMLLGGGIANTFISMFHPVGKSLYEINFKNKAKILYKTKKIFLPIDSRVSTSYSINSIATIKSVSNILPNEEILDIGNETIKKYKKIIKQAKTILWNGPMGVFEFPNFRKGTEEIAKSIANSTAFSVAGGGDTIAVIDLFNIYNKISYISTGGGAFLEFIEHKTLPILEKFKKQ from the coding sequence ATGTTACATATGAAAGACCTCGACTTAAAAAATAAACGAGTATTCATTAGATTAGATCTAAATGTTCCTTTAAATAAAGGTAAAATAATATCTAGCGAACGAATTGATCGAGCACTTCCAACAATAAAATTAGCATTAAAAAAAAATGCAAAAATAATAATAGCCTCGCATTTAGGTAGACCAACAGAAGGACAATATGATAAAAAATTTTCTTTATTTCCTATTTTTATATATTTAAAGAAAAAACTAATTGGAGTAAATATAACTTTTATTAAAAAATATTTAAAAGGAATTGATATAGATTCTCATCAAATAGTAGTATTAGAAAATGTTAGATTTAACCTTGGAGAAACAACTAATAATATCGATTTATCTAAAAAATACGCTAATTTATGCGATATATTTGTTATGGATGCTTTTGCCACAGCTCATCGAATAGAATCATCAACATATGGTATTTGTGATTTTGTAAAGCAATCATGTATAGGTCCATTACTATATTCAGAAATAAAAATATTAAAAAGTATATTAAATAAATCAAAACATCCCATAGTCACAATTATAGGTGGAGCAAAAATATCAACCAAATTTAAATTATTAAGTTCATTATTAAAGATTACAGACACAATGTTATTAGGTGGAGGTATTGCTAATACATTTATTTCTATGTTTCATCCTGTTGGAAAATCGCTATACGAAATAAATTTTAAAAATAAAGCAAAAATTTTATACAAAACAAAAAAAATATTTTTACCAATAGATTCTCGTGTTAGTACATCGTATTCTATAAATTCTATCGCAACAATAAAATCAGTTTCAAATATACTACCCAATGAAGAAATATTAGATATAGGAAATGAAACAATTAAAAAATATAAAAAAATTATTAAACAAGCTAAAACAATATTGTGGAATGGTCCTATGGGTGTATTTGAGTTTCCAAATTTTAGAAAAGGAACAGAGGAAATCGCAAAATCAATTGCAAATAGCACTGCTTTTTCTGTTGCTGGAGGAGGAGATACAATCGCTGTTATTGATTTATTCAATATATATAATAAAATTTCTTATATTTCTACTGGTGGAGGTGCATTTTTAGAATTTATAGAGCATAAAACACTACCTATTCTTGAAAAATTTAAAAAACAATAA
- the fbaA gene encoding class II fructose-bisphosphate aldolase: MTCRIFNSVKPGVLNADEIKFIFSLAKKYKFAIPAINCINTDSINGVLESASQMKSPVIIQFSYGGALFLSGLGLPKNHTNAIIGAISGAQHVHLMSQYYNVPVILHTDHCEFDHLAWIDGLIAEGKKFFKKNQRPLFSSHMIDLSKKNIKNNINISSKYLKKITKLNMMLEMELGCTGGEEDGINNTNINKELLYTDTKDIFYTFEKLNKISNNFFIAAAFGNVHGVYQSGQVSLKPSILKKAQKYISTIKKLPKNPLNFVFHGGSGTSTHDIKKSINYGVVKFNIDTDIQWNYWKGILNFYLNNKQYLHSQLGNDQGKDQPNKKYYDPRIWLRQAQKNSIQYLKKMFITLNSCNTL, encoded by the coding sequence ATGACATGTAGAATTTTTAATTCTGTTAAACCCGGAGTATTAAATGCCGATGAAATAAAATTTATATTTTCATTAGCTAAAAAATACAAATTCGCTATACCAGCAATAAATTGCATTAATACTGATTCAATCAATGGTGTATTAGAATCAGCTTCACAAATGAAATCTCCTGTTATTATTCAATTTTCATATGGCGGAGCATTATTTTTAAGTGGATTAGGATTACCCAAAAATCATACCAATGCAATAATAGGAGCTATATCCGGAGCACAACATGTTCATTTAATGTCCCAATATTATAATGTGCCAGTAATATTACATACCGATCACTGCGAATTTGATCATCTTGCATGGATTGACGGGCTAATTGCTGAAGGTAAAAAATTTTTTAAAAAAAATCAACGTCCATTATTCTCTTCTCATATGATAGATTTATCAAAAAAAAATATTAAAAACAATATTAATATTTCATCAAAGTATTTAAAAAAAATAACTAAATTAAATATGATGTTAGAAATGGAATTAGGATGTACAGGAGGGGAAGAAGACGGAATCAATAATACAAATATCAATAAAGAATTATTATATACTGATACAAAAGATATTTTTTATACATTTGAAAAATTAAATAAAATTAGTAATAATTTTTTTATTGCAGCAGCATTTGGTAATGTGCATGGTGTATATCAATCCGGTCAAGTATCATTAAAACCTTCTATTTTAAAAAAAGCACAAAAATATATTAGTACTATAAAAAAATTACCCAAAAATCCATTAAATTTCGTTTTTCATGGAGGATCCGGCACCAGTACTCATGATATCAAGAAATCTATTAATTATGGAGTTGTTAAATTCAATATTGATACTGATATACAGTGGAATTACTGGAAAGGAATATTGAATTTTTATTTAAATAATAAACAATATTTACATAGCCAATTAGGAAATGATCAAGGAAAAGATCAACCTAATAAGAAATATTATGATCCCCGAATATGGTTAAGACAAGCACAAAAAAATTCAATTCAATATTTAAAAAAAATGTTTATAACATTAAATTCTTGTAATACATTATAA
- the mscS gene encoding small-conductance mechanosensitive channel MscS: MRKKIFAIKQIIKALHIVDYINNIGFCFLLNKQTFLSYLINLSFAIIVITVGFFISQFFANGTQKLFSVHQIDNTISGFLSTLARYIVIIFTGIIALGQVGVQTNSIIAIIGAAGMAIGLALQGSLSNFAAGVLLVLLRPLRINEYVNLGNAAGTVLNIHIFYTTLKTLDGKIIVIPNGRIVAGNIINYSREPIRRNQFVINVAYDSDVDLVISVLQAVLDKEERVLKHPGNFVGLNEFSPSSLKFVVKCWCHTKELNAVYSDLMLKFKKALDQHNITIPYSKMDIYLYKKIHKILKINKKKIQKERKNNI; the protein is encoded by the coding sequence ATGCGCAAAAAAATTTTTGCTATAAAACAAATAATAAAAGCATTACATATAGTAGATTATATAAATAATATTGGTTTTTGTTTTTTATTAAATAAACAAACATTTTTATCTTATCTAATAAATTTATCTTTTGCAATTATAGTAATCACTGTAGGTTTTTTTATTAGTCAATTTTTTGCAAATGGAACTCAAAAATTATTTTCTGTACATCAAATAGATAACACTATTTCTGGATTTTTATCTACTTTAGCTCGCTATATCGTTATTATTTTTACAGGTATAATAGCGTTAGGGCAAGTTGGTGTACAAACAAATTCAATTATCGCTATTATAGGAGCTGCTGGAATGGCAATTGGATTAGCATTACAAGGATCTCTATCAAATTTTGCAGCAGGCGTATTATTAGTTCTATTAAGACCACTTCGAATCAATGAATATGTTAATTTAGGCAATGCTGCTGGAACTGTACTAAATATACATATATTTTATACCACATTAAAAACACTAGATGGAAAAATTATAGTAATACCGAATGGAAGAATTGTTGCTGGCAATATTATCAATTATTCTCGCGAGCCAATTCGAAGAAACCAATTTGTTATCAATGTTGCATACGATTCAGATGTAGATTTAGTAATTTCAGTATTACAAGCAGTTCTTGATAAAGAAGAACGTGTATTAAAACATCCGGGTAATTTCGTTGGATTAAATGAATTCTCTCCATCTTCATTAAAATTTGTTGTTAAATGCTGGTGTCATACAAAAGAATTAAATGCAGTATACTCAGATTTAATGTTAAAATTTAAAAAAGCACTAGACCAACATAACATTACTATACCATATTCTAAAATGGATATTTATTTATATAAAAAAATACATAAAATATTAAAAATAAATAAAAAAAAAATACAGAAAGAAAGAAAAAATAATATATAA
- a CDS encoding exodeoxyribonuclease V subunit gamma: MLKIYKSNQINFLLNKICTKIKSNKNILKKETILIHDNYIKQWLEIRISQKIDICMNVQYSIISEFFINLIERINYTSDNIQVSIFKKEHLKWILMSIIDNDNDSLFLKKSGILYKNEEFCSQMANIFIKYIFLQPKLIYQWEKKKKNNILSPLHIWQKKLWNLIIEKIKNFKQKNLTETINNIYKDKKKSYFSKFIPNNIFIFSQNPINPFIQIILHAIQNFTSIYLFQYQYNKNNNTNSAISLLKKKTKKSYIKKNFFFIKK, from the coding sequence ATGTTAAAAATATATAAATCAAATCAAATAAATTTTCTTCTTAATAAAATTTGTACAAAAATAAAATCTAATAAAAATATCTTAAAAAAAGAAACAATTTTAATTCATGATAATTATATCAAACAATGGCTAGAAATTCGTATCTCTCAAAAAATAGATATTTGTATGAATGTACAATATTCTATTATTTCAGAATTTTTTATTAATTTAATAGAAAGAATTAATTATACATCAGATAATATACAAGTCAGTATATTTAAAAAAGAACATCTTAAATGGATTTTGATGTCCATCATTGATAATGATAATGATTCATTATTTTTAAAAAAATCTGGTATTTTATATAAAAACGAAGAATTTTGTTCTCAAATGGCAAATATTTTTATTAAATATATTTTTTTACAACCAAAATTAATATATCAATGGGAAAAAAAAAAAAAAAATAATATTTTATCACCCTTACATATATGGCAAAAAAAATTATGGAATTTAATAATAGAAAAAATAAAAAATTTTAAACAAAAAAATTTAACCGAAACAATCAATAACATCTATAAAGATAAAAAAAAATCCTATTTTTCTAAATTTATTCCTAATAATATTTTTATATTCTCTCAAAATCCTATAAATCCATTTATTCAAATCATTTTGCACGCAATTCAAAATTTTACTTCAATATATTTATTTCAATATCAATATAACAAAAATAACAATACAAATTCTGCAATTTCATTATTAAAAAAAAAAACAAAAAAAAGTTATATTAAAAAAAATTTTTTTTTTATCAAAAAATAG
- a CDS encoding exodeoxyribonuclease V subunit gamma, with protein MRQKFFIKSSDIKIIYKFISDLKIQFGFDKHQFKKMSIPNLHTYSWNYAIDRITSGYWLNKTYSVWNNISIYSVSHKKGNLLLGNFINLIITLNKFRNKILNKKLLKNWLNIISQIINDFFNIPIKYKKFFFMLEKIWKKIISNGVITQYTKKISISIIVKKFLRYNFSLFNEDTFMSGSINIAKLNNIRIIPFKMICVLGCMQGNIPKIEKTNILNIIDTNISQSKPNILFETIMSSQKYFFCSYINTKIENQTNYASQYIVDIINYIKKNFYIKSNQTFKKNISIINNIHFKYNDELYNSYLLYENTEKFSKSKKNKYKKNQIIIKKNISIKKLISFWKNPINYFFKKKLHMHYINDNIKKISENELFTIHPTDKYFINKKILKYKILKKKTNLLFKKFQLQNKVPHGYLGKILWKIEEKKIQKLANKINKTKNYSKKMNIKLKINKYLLLGKIKEINKSGLIRWSANKINYKKIISTWIEHIIFCTLKHYKKSTLLGINNSIIEFDPIKEKQAKKYLKQYIQGYLDGIKKPILILKSGIIWLQSIFLKKINTLKKDSKSHLIAKKNFLKTWNGDFFYIGEKKNIYVNKIIPCMDIIKMNKICNTCIYWLLPILKHSNLKKYHFK; from the coding sequence TTGAGACAAAAATTTTTTATAAAATCTAGTGATATTAAAATTATTTATAAATTTATATCTGATTTAAAAATTCAATTTGGATTTGATAAACATCAATTTAAAAAAATGTCTATTCCTAATCTTCACACATATTCATGGAATTATGCAATTGATCGAATTACTTCTGGGTATTGGCTAAACAAAACATATTCCGTATGGAACAATATTTCTATATATAGCGTATCTCATAAAAAAGGTAACTTATTATTAGGTAATTTTATTAACTTAATAATAACTTTAAATAAATTTAGAAACAAAATATTAAATAAAAAATTATTAAAAAATTGGTTAAATATTATTTCGCAAATAATTAATGATTTCTTTAATATACCAATAAAATATAAAAAATTTTTTTTCATGCTAGAAAAAATATGGAAAAAAATTATATCTAACGGAGTTATTACGCAATATACAAAAAAAATATCTATTTCTATTATAGTTAAAAAATTTCTCAGATATAATTTCTCTTTATTTAATGAAGATACTTTTATGTCAGGTAGCATAAATATTGCAAAATTAAATAATATTAGAATAATTCCATTTAAAATGATTTGCGTATTAGGATGTATGCAAGGAAACATTCCAAAAATAGAAAAAACAAATATATTAAATATAATAGATACAAATATATCTCAAAGTAAACCAAATATTCTTTTTGAAACAATTATGTCGTCTCAAAAATATTTTTTTTGTAGTTATATAAATACAAAAATAGAAAATCAAACTAATTATGCATCACAATATATTGTAGATATAATTAATTATATAAAAAAAAATTTTTATATTAAATCTAATCAAACATTTAAAAAAAATATCAGTATTATCAACAATATTCATTTTAAATATAATGATGAATTATATAATTCATATTTACTATATGAAAATACAGAAAAATTTTCAAAAAGCAAAAAAAATAAATATAAAAAAAATCAAATAATTATTAAAAAAAATATATCAATAAAAAAATTAATAAGTTTTTGGAAAAATCCTATTAATTATTTTTTTAAAAAAAAATTACACATGCATTATATTAATGATAATATAAAAAAAATAAGTGAAAATGAATTATTTACTATACATCCTACAGATAAATATTTCATTAATAAAAAAATATTAAAATATAAAATTTTAAAAAAAAAAACTAATTTATTGTTTAAAAAATTTCAATTACAAAATAAAGTACCTCACGGATATTTAGGAAAAATTTTATGGAAAATAGAAGAAAAAAAAATACAAAAATTAGCTAATAAAATCAATAAAACCAAAAACTATTCAAAAAAAATGAATATAAAATTAAAGATAAACAAATATTTATTATTAGGAAAAATTAAAGAAATCAATAAATCTGGTTTAATTCGCTGGTCTGCTAATAAAATTAACTATAAAAAAATAATATCAACATGGATAGAACACATAATTTTTTGTACATTAAAACATTATAAAAAAAGTACATTATTAGGAATAAATAACTCTATTATAGAATTTGATCCTATTAAAGAAAAACAAGCCAAAAAATATTTAAAACAATATATTCAAGGATATTTAGATGGAATTAAAAAACCTATTTTAATATTAAAATCTGGAATTATTTGGTTACAATCAATATTTTTAAAAAAAATAAATACACTTAAGAAAGACAGCAAAAGTCATTTAATTGCTAAAAAAAATTTTTTGAAAACATGGAACGGTGATTTTTTTTATATCGGTGAAAAAAAAAATATTTATGTAAATAAGATAATTCCGTGTATGGATATTATAAAAATGAATAAAATATGTAATACTTGTATTTATTGGTTGTTACCAATTTTAAAACACTCTAATCTTAAAAAATATCATTTTAAATAA
- the recB gene encoding exodeoxyribonuclease V subunit beta, giving the protein MKYINLDLKKIPDYGITLIEASAGTGKTFTIIILYLRLILNIGIKKTYSRPLLISEILIVTFTEASKNELKNRLYKKICQLYDMCINKKNEIHELKKIINDVKDFKKTIQLLKTAKKNINLIMIYTLHGFFFHILNEQKFLCKQMIPDKILLNIQKLQLESTKDFWRKYVCDVNKNVTKLILKKWPNPYKLFNHINTWINQLNISFKHKFNKKTNLCIIFNNIIEIINVTKKIWNEKKKKIKNLIFKMNLNKKIYNKKNLAKWFLQINQWSQKIKNNYSVPGILKYFKFSNIKNIKLFKNDKKYIFFKNIEKIFKNYNLFFEYFVYTAVKKITKIVQNKKKETNRLEFNDLNKILWKEIKSKNSIIKKNIINKYTISIIDECQDIDDIQFNIFYTLYNNIPNKSLILFGDPKQSIYSFRGSNIFSYLKFKKKIKKHFILKKNFRSSKYIVAGINTLFSRIKNPFVFNKIDFQPSTIHQKNKKTCFIIDNIKQPAFNFVFQHKKVMTTDEYYCWIAKKCAYSIYTWLSKKSNKSCFIKLNNNKIRHITHNDITILVKNKYEAQIIKKELKKNGLQSIYTSHKNNIFHTVEAKEIMWILDSIIDLSNTLKFQKLLVTRIFKKNIFDIQLINNQEKIYTSLFLKLKNYYVIWNTTNITNMIYKIITDFSIQVNNTYSQKNKINIKKITKICEILEKKNQIITNKFLLTVWFKKKILQNNIEHNKIIDISEKEEKTINIVTIYKAKGLEYPITWIPFFSNFKIPKNNIFFCKKKLKKIIDLKNNKKNLFIHKQELLSEDLRLLYVALTRSIIHCNIGIAAIQKKKTININNNIDTDCHKSSLGFLIQKGKKYSLCDLKKELYSLQNNKIFNIKHIKNKNKKYFKIQSIKTKKILQPKLLKKIINPWTKISFSKIISYNIIYKKNYIQEKIKENKLLLQNKKNKSSKLNIHNFPSGKEYGIYLHDILKKIEFNKINNIKKIINKLNFLSLSKVWINKLFIWICNILTKSIDNKNLSLNKIKKNEHLKEVKFTIPIKKYIDINQLNIIIKNFDSLSQKCKNINLENISGVLTGIIDLIFIWENKYYIIDYKSNWLGSNYDDYNINNLQIEIIKHRYDIQYQIYSLAIHRYLSKKIKNYNYNLHFGGVFYLFIRALNKKNNNGIFFIKPSYLLIYHLDNLLNGKFYDT; this is encoded by the coding sequence ATGAAATATATAAATTTAGATTTAAAAAAAATACCAGACTATGGTATTACGTTAATAGAAGCGTCTGCAGGAACAGGAAAAACATTTACTATTATTATTTTATATTTACGATTAATATTAAATATTGGTATCAAAAAAACATATTCTCGACCATTATTAATTTCTGAAATATTAATTGTTACATTTACTGAAGCATCAAAAAATGAATTAAAAAATAGATTATATAAAAAAATTTGTCAATTATATGACATGTGTATAAATAAAAAAAACGAAATACATGAATTAAAAAAAATTATTAATGATGTAAAAGATTTTAAAAAAACTATTCAGTTATTAAAAACAGCAAAAAAAAATATAAATTTAATTATGATATATACACTACATGGTTTTTTTTTTCATATTTTAAATGAACAAAAATTTTTATGCAAACAAATGATACCTGATAAAATATTATTAAATATACAAAAATTACAATTAGAATCTACAAAAGATTTTTGGAGAAAATATGTATGTGATGTAAATAAAAATGTAACAAAACTTATTCTAAAAAAATGGCCAAATCCATATAAATTATTTAACCATATAAATACATGGATTAATCAATTAAATATAAGTTTTAAACATAAGTTTAATAAAAAAACAAATTTATGCATTATATTCAATAATATTATAGAGATCATTAATGTAACAAAAAAAATATGGAATGAAAAAAAAAAAAAAATCAAAAATTTAATTTTTAAAATGAATTTAAACAAAAAAATATATAACAAAAAAAATCTAGCAAAATGGTTTTTACAAATAAATCAATGGTCTCAGAAAATTAAAAATAATTATTCCGTTCCCGGAATATTAAAATATTTTAAATTTAGTAATATAAAAAATATTAAATTATTTAAAAATGACAAAAAGTATATTTTTTTTAAAAATATTGAAAAAATTTTTAAAAACTATAACTTATTCTTTGAATATTTCGTCTATACGGCTGTAAAAAAAATTACAAAAATTGTTCAAAATAAAAAAAAAGAAACAAATAGATTAGAGTTTAATGATTTAAATAAAATTTTGTGGAAAGAAATTAAATCTAAAAATTCAATAATAAAAAAAAATATTATTAATAAATACACCATATCAATAATTGATGAATGCCAAGATATCGATGATATTCAATTTAATATATTTTATACATTATATAATAACATACCTAATAAATCATTGATTTTGTTTGGAGATCCAAAACAATCAATATATAGTTTTCGAGGATCTAATATATTTTCATATTTAAAATTTAAAAAAAAAATAAAAAAACATTTTATTTTAAAGAAAAATTTTCGTTCTTCTAAATATATTGTAGCTGGAATTAATACTTTATTTTCTCGAATAAAAAATCCATTTGTATTTAATAAAATTGACTTTCAACCTTCCACAATACATCAAAAAAACAAAAAAACATGTTTTATTATTGATAATATTAAACAACCAGCATTTAATTTTGTTTTTCAACATAAAAAAGTCATGACTACTGATGAATATTATTGCTGGATTGCAAAAAAATGTGCTTATTCAATATATACCTGGTTATCAAAAAAATCTAATAAATCATGTTTTATTAAACTTAATAACAATAAAATACGCCATATAACACATAACGATATAACTATTTTAGTAAAAAATAAATACGAAGCTCAAATTATTAAAAAAGAACTTAAAAAAAATGGACTTCAATCTATTTATACGTCTCATAAGAATAACATTTTTCATACTGTAGAAGCAAAAGAAATTATGTGGATTCTTGATTCAATAATTGATTTATCTAATACATTAAAATTTCAAAAATTATTAGTTACAAGAATATTTAAAAAAAATATTTTTGATATTCAGTTAATCAATAATCAAGAAAAAATATATACATCTTTATTTTTAAAATTAAAAAATTATTATGTTATATGGAACACTACTAATATAACAAATATGATCTACAAAATAATAACTGACTTTAGTATTCAGGTAAATAATACATATTCGCAAAAAAATAAAATCAATATAAAAAAAATTACTAAAATATGTGAAATATTAGAAAAAAAAAATCAAATTATTACAAATAAATTTTTATTAACTGTATGGTTTAAAAAAAAAATATTACAAAATAATATTGAACATAATAAAATTATTGATATATCTGAAAAAGAAGAAAAAACTATAAACATAGTTACTATATATAAAGCAAAAGGATTAGAATATCCAATAACATGGATTCCTTTTTTTAGTAATTTCAAAATACCAAAAAATAATATATTTTTCTGTAAAAAAAAATTAAAAAAAATAATTGATTTAAAAAATAATAAAAAAAACTTATTTATACATAAACAAGAATTATTATCAGAAGATCTACGCTTATTGTATGTAGCTTTAACAAGAAGTATTATCCATTGTAATATTGGTATTGCCGCAATTCAAAAAAAAAAAACTATCAACATTAATAATAATATTGATACCGATTGCCATAAAAGTAGTCTGGGTTTTTTAATACAGAAAGGAAAAAAATATAGTTTATGTGATTTAAAAAAAGAATTATATTCTCTACAAAATAATAAAATTTTTAATATAAAACATATAAAAAACAAAAATAAAAAATATTTTAAAATACAAAGTATAAAAACAAAAAAGATATTACAACCAAAACTATTAAAAAAAATTATAAATCCATGGACTAAAATTAGTTTTTCTAAAATTATCTCATATAATATTATTTATAAAAAAAATTATATTCAAGAAAAAATAAAAGAAAATAAACTATTATTACAAAATAAAAAAAATAAATCATCTAAACTTAACATACATAATTTTCCATCAGGAAAAGAATACGGAATATATTTACATGATATTTTAAAAAAAATAGAATTTAACAAAATTAATAATATAAAAAAAATAATCAATAAATTAAACTTCTTATCATTATCTAAGGTATGGATAAATAAGTTATTTATATGGATATGCAATATACTAACTAAATCAATAGATAATAAAAATTTATCTTTAAACAAAATAAAAAAAAATGAACATCTAAAAGAAGTAAAATTTACTATTCCAATTAAAAAATATATTGATATTAATCAATTAAACATAATTATAAAAAATTTTGATTCATTATCCCAAAAATGTAAAAATATTAATTTAGAAAATATTTCAGGTGTACTAACAGGAATTATTGACTTGATTTTCATATGGGAAAATAAATATTACATTATTGATTATAAATCTAATTGGTTAGGATCTAATTATGATGATTATAATATCAATAATCTTCAAATAGAAATAATAAAACATAGATATGATATACAATATCAAATATATAGCTTGGCCATACATCGTTATCTCTCAAAAAAAATAAAAAATTATAATTATAATTTACATTTTGGAGGAGTATTTTATTTATTTATCAGAGCGCTTAATAAAAAAAATAATAATGGCATTTTTTTTATAAAACCATCGTACTTATTAATATATCATTTAGATAATTTATTAAATGGAAAATTTTATGACACCTAA